A single genomic interval of Cucumis sativus cultivar 9930 chromosome 5, Cucumber_9930_V3, whole genome shotgun sequence harbors:
- the LOC101208879 gene encoding MLP-like protein 328 encodes MSLIGKLVSELEINAPAEKFYKIFKHQCFHVPNITPKFIQQVEIHDANWDDHDHGSIKTWYYTVDGKAEVFKEQVEFHDDKLLIILVGLEGDVFNHYKSFKPSYQVVPKGPNHCQAILTIEYEKLNDGSSYPYKYIDLMNGITKDIESHMN; translated from the exons ATGTCTCTAATTGGAAAGCTTGTGAGTGAATTAGAGATCAATGCACCTGCTgagaaattttacaaaatattcaaacatcaatGTTTTCATGTTCCCAATATAACCCCCAAATTCATTCAACAAGTTGAAATCCATGATGCTAACTGGGATGACCATGACCATGGCTCTATCAAGACTTGGTATTACACTGTTG ATGGCAAGGCAGAAGTTTTCAAGGAACAGGTCGAGTTTCACGATGATAAATTGTTGATAATCTTGGTTGGGCTGGAAGGAGATGTGTTCAACCATTATAAAAGCTTTAAGCCATCTTACCAAGTTGTGCCCAAGGGTCCTAACCATTGCCAGGCAATTCTGACTATAGAGTATGAGAAACTTAACGATGGGTCTTCTTATCCTTACAAGTATATTGACCTCATGAATGGTATCACTAAGGACATTGAATCCC